In a genomic window of Colius striatus isolate bColStr4 chromosome 2, bColStr4.1.hap1, whole genome shotgun sequence:
- the ASRGL1 gene encoding isoaspartyl peptidase/L-asparaginase, with translation MKPVIVVHGGAGRIFKEREEGSRTGVVRAALRGYRILKQGGSALDAVEEAVRSMEDDPHFNAGCGSVLNEKGEVEMDAIIMDGKNLDSGAVSAVKCIANPIKLARLVMEKTKHMLLTDSGAHLFAQAMGIPETPGEKLITERSRERWKKNLEPDSNPEEFQKDLGTVGAVAIDSEGNVACATSTGGLSNKLIGRVGDTACIGSGGYADNHSGATSTTGHGESIMKVVLARLILYHMEQGMSPEMAADTALDYMKTRVGGLGGVIVVNNSGEWAARFSTKQMSWATVENDQLYYGIYAGERHTKPVGEAVASESEGF, from the exons ATGAAGCCTGTCATTGTGGTGCATGGTGGAGCTGGCCGGATCTTTAAAGAACGAGAAGAGGGAAGTCGCACTGGTGTTGTCAGAGCCGCACTGCGAGGTTACAGGATCCTGAAACAGGGAGGCAGTGCCTTAGATGCAGTTGAGGAGGCAGTACGATCAATGGAGGATGATCCTCATTTTAATGCCG gCTGTGGatctgttttaaatgaaaaaggtgAAGTCGAAATGGATGCCATTATCATGGATGGGAAAAATTTAGACTCTGGAGCAGTATCTGCAGTTAAATGTATAGCAAATCCAATAAAACTTGCTCGACTTGTCATGGAAAAA ACGAAGCACATGCTGCTGACTGACAGTGGTGCACACCTGTTTGCTCAGGCCATGGGTATTCCTGAGACTCCAGGGGAGAAACTCATAACCGAGAGATCCCGGGAGAGATGGAAGAAGAACCTTGAGCCAGATTCCAACCCTGAAGAGTTCCAGAA AGACCTTGGAACAGTCGGTGCGGTTGCTATAGACAGTGAAGGAAATGTAGCTTGTGCAACATCCACTGGAGGACTCTCTAATAAACTGATTGGCCGTGTTGGTGACACAGCATGCATAG GAAGTGGAGGTTATGCTGATAACCACTCTGGTGCCACTTCAACCACAGGACATGGGGAGAGCATTATGAAAGTGGTGTTAGCCCGACTGATCCTCTATCACATGGAGCAAG GAATGTCACCAGAGATGGCTGCTGACACTGCATTAGACTACATGAAGACACGAGTTGGAGGCTTGGGGGGTGTCATTGTTGTTAACAATTCAGGAGAGTGGGCAGCAAGGTTCTCCACCAAGCAGATGTCCTGGGCTACTGTTGAGAATGACCAACTGTATTATGGGATTTATGCTGGGGAAAGGCATACAAAACCTGTTGGTGAAGCAGTTGCATCTGAAAGTGAGGGATTctga